ATGCCTCAATTAGCATCCAGCATTTTTGGCAGGAAGGGCAGTCCGGTTGACAAAGCTCCTGCGTGTGCAAGGTTCGGAAAAGGAGCTGATCCACAATAGATCTATAAAAATGCTCTTGTTACAATTTAAGCAAATACTCTAGGTTTATTGGGTGCAATCATACCAGCACTAATCCACCGAATCCCATCAAAACTCCATAATTAAGCATACTTAAGCGAGAGTAGTACTAGGATGAATGACTTCTGGGAAAGTTCTCATGTAGTACTCCTATTtttaaaaggataaaaaaaaaaaagacaaaaaacacaaaaaaaatcaacttttttaGTCTGAAAAAAATTTACAGGGTTATGTAACAGCCTCTAAATAGAACTCCAAAGAACCTCAAACTTTGACACAAAATTCCATCAAGTGCACTCTAATTAAGTTTGCAGCAAAAAACTGCATTTTGTTCAAAATCAACTGGTGTTCCCCAGGTGAAACAAGTGAGTTTGACTGCAGAAGACTCGTCatgaagccaaaaaaaaaaaaaggaaaatggatTCTGGAATTATTAACATAAAATTTGGGTGGATCAGGGGCATGCCTTTCTAAAGGACTCGGGATAAATCCATTCTGTTCATTTCCTGACTGCAAGCATAAGTTGTGGCGAGTGTCTCATCGTTTTCAATAACAGATCTCCTAGTTTTCCTGCGTCAAAGAAATAATCAAGCAATTTCAAATAAAGGGCAAGGAGGAAATACAACCACATTCTGAACAATGCTGTAAATTGGGAATTGTatccaaaaacaaaacaaaaatattagcataaagaaaaggaaggaaacaaaaacaaaaatgacaaatcATAAACAAGTAAGGAAAAAGAATGCAAGACACCAAGTAGATAAAGAAAATTCCATTGTTAAACTGATGTATTAAAGGGAATATGTGACAAAGAACATCAGTCATTTTACATCCAATTTTTAATCAAGGAAAAAAACACATTACAACACAAAAAGGCTGTTCTCAGAAATATTTTTTTAGCTAAAAACCTTAAAGCATATGATATTAGGTTAGGTGGTTGTTAAACATGGTAATGAAGCAATGGTGGCCCCAAGGTCCAAGACTCAACTGTTGCATCCCATGTTCATTTCCGATTACACCTCACAACACCATTGAAATTACTGCTACTGGTACCATGCACTCCAGCTGCACCGGCACCACTCTCAACATTCCCACAACTTTTTTATTCCACAAAATTACAGCTATTATGTGCTTTCTAAACAAGAAGTTGGATTCCACTGCCAGTAAAACAGGTTTGAAGAAACTTATAACACGAGAAACTAGGGATTCAGTAAAATTTAACAAAAGTTCCTATCATCGTTTGCCTGTGAAAAACGAAGAAAATATGTCagaaacaaagaagaagaagaagaagaagaagatttagGTTCACCTTCAGGCTTCAGGCTTCACCGCTTCAGGTTCTCTCTCTCGCCTCTTGGTTCTCCTTCAGACTTGGATTGGAGCTAGGATGACATTGGGGCAGCATAGCTCGTGCATTGTGATTTACATAAGCCTGCAAGTTCAGGGTGAACTTCAAGGTTCAGCCATGAGTGCAAACACTACAGATGCTTGGAAATATTTTTTGACATTAAACCCCTCTCAACCACATGATCCCAAAATGGATCTAACAAGCTGTTATCCCCAGCATAAGAATCTCTGAAAGAATGGTATATCTTAACAGTTATCATCAATCTCCTCTTAGCCATCTCATCTAACACATCTGAAGCAGCCATTGAAGTCCCAGCTTTGAAGTAAGCACATGCAAGAGCAGTGTATATAACACTATCTCCTGATAGACCCTTCCATTGCATAAGACCAAATATTCTTTCAGCATAATCGACCTTTCCTTTCTTGCAAAACCTTCTTATAAGTGCCCTATACACTGAGAGGCCAAGGCAGAGACCTCTACTCACAAACTCATCGAGGAGTGTAATAACTGCTTCTTCATTATCTTGGTTGCAGTAACCATCTACAAGCCAAGAATATGTGCAATAACTAGGAGAAAATCCTGCATCAAGCATCTGAAATAAGTGCTCTTTAGCACTGTCCATCTCCAAAACTTTGCAGAAACCATGAATCAATGCCTTGTAAGTAAACTGGTCTGGCTTCAACCCAGCTtccaataatttattttttactttcaaTGCAGATATCATATCGCCTATCTTGCAATAAGCATTTATCAATGTGTTGCAAGTGACAGTATCTGCATTAACCttcctctcacccatttcattcAAGAGCTTATTTGCATCTCTAATCCTGCCCTCCTCACACAATTTACGAAGGATCGCATTGTAAGTAACAACTCCAGGATACAACCCTTCATCCTCCATTACCTTACGCAATCTTAATGCTTCTTCAAGGTCATTCATTCTACAATACCCATCAATTAGAGTAGTGTATGTAACATGGTTGGGAGAAACGCCTTTGATTTCCTTAAATAGCCTTACAGCTTCTCTCATTCGACCTTCTCTAGAGAACCCATGAATAAGGGAATTATAAGTTACAATGTCACAATGCACTCCTGCTCTTTCCATTCTATCTTGAACAGAAAAGGCTTCATAGTGCATACCCTTCTTGCAATACAATGAAATTAATGCATTGTAAGTGAAAAGATCAGGAACAATAAACTTGTTCTCCATATCACCCAAAACTTGTTCTGCCTTCTCCACATCCCCAGACTTGCAACAAGCATGGATCAACACGTTGAAGATGTGGATGTTAGGAACAACACCCACTCGAAGCATCTTCCTATAAACTTTCCATACCATATCAGTCAATCTCTCCTTCACCAATGAATTTAAAAGCACGGTGCAAGCATGCAAATGGGGTTTCAAGCTCTTCACCCGCATGTGCTCAAAAACGTGGATTGCATCTTGGTTCATCTTTAAGTTCACATAGAAGATCACAAGCCAGCTTAAAATTTGGGAATTCCTATCCGGGTCATCATGCGTATCCATAAGAGCATTCAAAACTGACGGAGACGATAAAAAATCCTTATATGCAATCTTTTCCAGCAAGTTTTGTGCTGTTTTGAAGTGCTTTTGCTTAGTGAGAATGTGAATCATCGTCCAAGATGTTTGCAAAGAATGCTTATAGTTAGGAATGGATTCTACCCATTTAAATAATGCCCAAGAAAGAGAAGAACCATAATCAAATAGTGAGAGATGAAGCAATACCTGGTTCATGATTGTTGAGGTGATATTAGACCCAATCCTGGGTGTCAGGAGACAATTCCAATGTCCCTTCACCGCAATAGCACAAACAGTTTGAATTAAATGAGTTTCAGCATTTAGATAAAATAAGCTAGTCATCAAGACAGATCAGAACTCCGTAGAAGCCCCAATAATTTCATGGGCATGAGCTTTTACTCAAGTTGTGG
The nucleotide sequence above comes from Malania oleifera isolate guangnan ecotype guangnan unplaced genomic scaffold, ASM2987363v1 ctg505, whole genome shotgun sequence. Encoded proteins:
- the LOC131147204 gene encoding pentatricopeptide repeat-containing protein At5g38730-like, with product MTSLFYLNAETHLIQTVCAIAVKGHWNCLLTPRIGSNITSTIMNQQKHFKTAQNLLEKIAYKDFLSSPSVLNALMDTHDDPDRNSQILSWLVIFYVNLKMNQDAIHVFEHMRVKSLKPHLHACTVLLNSLVKERLTDMVWKVYRKMLRVGVVPNIHIFNVLIHACCKSGDVEKAEQVLGDMENKFIVPDLFTYNALISLYCKKGMHYEAFSVQDRMERAGVHCDIVTYNSLIHGFSREGRMREAVRLFKEIKGVSPNHVTYTTLIDGYCRMNDLEEALRLRKVMEDEGLYPGVVTYNAILRKLCEEGRIRDANKLLNEMGERKVNADTVTCNTLINAYCKIGDMISALKVKNKLLEAGLKPDQFTYKALIHGFCKVLEMDSAKEHLFQMLDAGFSPSYCTYSWLVDGYCNQDNEEAVITLLDEFVSRGLCLGLSVYRALIRRFCKKGKVDYAERIFGLMQWKGLSGDSVIYTALACAYFKAGTSMAASDVLDEMAKRRLMITVKIYHSFRDSYAGDNSLLDPFWDHVVERGLMSKNISKHL